A segment of the Romboutsia sp. 13368 genome:
TAAAAATACATTTACTTCACGTTATAAAAGATACTCCTATGGAAAGAATGCTTCAGAAAGGTATGTTAACTTTAATGGATAAAGATGAATATATCAATTTAGTTTGTGACCAACTTGAAATATTACCAGAAACTATGATTGTTCACAGACTTACTGGTGATGGAAAAAGAGATGAACTAGTTGGACCTTTATGGAGTTTAAAAAAATGGGAAGTTTTAAATGCTATTGATGATGAATTAAAAAGACGTGATTCTTATCAAGGTATAAAATAYAATAAATAATAAAAATAGCGATTATATTATAANNNNNNNNNNNNNNNNNNNNNNNNNNNAATTAAGCTATTTATTTCTATAATAAAAAAGATTGAACTTAAATGCTTTAAGCTCAATCTTTATATTGACTAAAAATAGATTCCTATATTTTAATTAGTTTTGCTTTCCAAAATGTCTTTCTAATAATCCTAAGAATGCTTTTCCATGTCTAGCTTCATCTTTACACATTTCATGAACTGTATCATGTATTGCATCTAATCCTAATTCTTTAGCTTTTTTAGCTATTTTTAATTTTCCTTCAGTTGCTCCGTATTCAGCTTCAACTCTAGCTTCTAAGTTAGCTTTAGTATCTGCAACTACAACTTCTCCTAATAATTCAGCAAATTTAGCTGCATGTTCTGCTTCTTCAAATGCTATTCTCTTATAAGCTTCTGCTACTTCTGGGTATCCTTCTCTATCAGCTTGACGGCTCATAGCTAAGTACATTCCTACTTCTGTACATTCACCAACAAAGTTAGCTCTTAATCCTTCTAATATTTCTTCATCTACTCCAGCTGCTACACCTATTCTGTGCTCATCAGCCCAAACCATTTCACCCTTCATTTCTTCGAACTTATCAGCTCCAACCTTACATACTGGACAAACTTCTGGCGCAGTTTCTCCTTCATGTATATATCCACATACTGTACAAACAAACTTTTTCATATTATTATTCCTCCCATATTTTTATATCTATAATTAACTTTTAAAACTTTTATCAACTTAAGATAGTATATATATACCCGCTACCTATTAGTTTAAACAATAATTTTAAATTTTTTTATAGGAGTAATAATTTAAACTTTATCCTACAGATTTTCTTATACTTATGAAATATGTAATTGNNNGTTTAAACAATAATTTTAAGTTTTTTTATAGGAGTAATAATTTAAACTTTATCCTACAGATTTTCTTATACTTATGAAATATGTAATTGCAAAAAATAATGATGATATAAGTACTATTGTAGCTCCTGTTGCACAACCAAAATGATATGATATAAACAGTCCTGATATACCTGATATCACTGCAATTAATATAGAATATATATGATACTGTCTTATATTACTTGCTATATTTCTAGCAGATGCAGCTGGTAATATCATCATCGAACTTATTACTAATATACCAACCCATCTTATAGAAATTGTTACTATAACTGCAACTAATATTGTAAATACATAGTCATAAAATTTAACATTAACACCTCTACTTCGTGCAAATGTATGATTTATACTTACTAATAAAAATTTATTAAAACATGTAAACCAAATTAATGAAACTACTATAAAAGATATTATTAACATTAAAATATCTCCTGAACTTATACTAAGTAAGTCACCTATAAGATATGCAGAATATTTATTAAATCCACCGTTATAAGATAGAATAACTATTCCAAGGGCTACTGCCGATGATGAAAATACACCAATTATTGTATCTACAGAAGCTGTTTTCGCATTTTTAACATTTATAATAGCTATTGTTAATAATATTGAAAAACCTATCATAGATATTAGTGTATTATCAATTCCTAGCATAACACCAACTGCTATTCCAGTTAACGCTGAATGTCCTAAGGCATCTGAGAAAAATGACATTTTATTATTTACAACCATAGTCCCTAATATACCGAACATAGGAGTTACAAGAAGTACACCTAATAAAGCATTTTTCATAAAATCATACTGAGCCCATTCAAATGGAAATAAGAAATTGATTATATCATACCAAACAGACATTATTTACTGCCCCCTCTTCCTATTTTGTCTATCTTGTGCTTTATTTCTAAACCAAAAGTATCCTTTACATTTTCATTTGCAAAAACTACTTCTGGCTTACCTACACACTCTATTGTCTTATTATTTAAAAATGCAACTCTATCTGCATATTCATATACTAAATTTAAATCATGTGAAACTAAAATTATAGATAAATCATAATTTTCTCTAAGATTAGATAGTATATTATAAAATAACTTTAGTCCATTTTGATCTATGCCAGATACTGGCTCATCTAAAAGTAAAATGTCAGGTATTGGCTCAAGAGCAAGAGCTAAAAGTACTCTTTGCAATTGACCTCCAGATAATACACCTAACTTTTTATTTAAAAGGTCTTCACCTTGAACTTTACGAAGACTTCTAAGTGCAATGTCTTTAACTTTTTTATCATATGAGAAGTATACTGGTTTATTGCTTTGAGTAGCAGCAAAAACATCTAGTACACTTACTGGTGAACTATAATCAAAATCAAGTTTTTGAGGTACATAACCTATTATAGGCTTTCTTGTTAATCTATCATTTCCATCAGTAAAACGTAAATTACCAGTGTATTCATTTTCTCCAAGCATAGCTTTTAATAATGTACTTTTACCTGCTCCATTAGGACCTATAAGAGCTGTAAGCTCTCCACAGTGTATGTGTAAATTAACGTCCTTTAATATTTCATGATTACCTTTTGTTACACTTAAATTTTCTATTTTAGTGCAACAAACATCATTACTACATTCTCTAAAATTACTTTTATTTTTTTTATATTCCATTACTGTAACGCCTCTTTTAAAGTTTCTAAATTTTTATTCATAATATCTATATATGAAGAATTTTTACTTTCTTCTGTAACTATAGGATCTAATGTACATACTTTAACATTAGTTTCTTTAGATATAGTTTCAGCTGATTTAGTTGAATATTGTGGTTCTACACATATTGCTTTAACATCTAGTTTTTTAATTTTTTCTATAGTTTCTTGTAACTCTTTCGCACTAGGCTCAGATCCTGCTTCCCTTTGTACTACAGCTACTATATTAAGATTATATTCTTTTGCAAAGTATGGGAATGCTTCATGGAATGTTACTATATTTTTATTTTCTATTTTATCTAATTCAGTATGAATTTTAGTATCTAGTTCATTTAACTGTGATACGTATTCTTTTGTATTGTTAGAGTATATATCTTTATTTTCTGGATTATATTCTATAAGTTTAGACTCAATATTTTGAACTTGTTTTATAGCATTCTTTACACTTAGCCAAACATGTGGATTATACTCTTCATCATGGTCATGATCGTGGTCATGGCTATGTTCATCATCTTCATAATTAGTTTCTATCAACTCTATACCTTCACTTGCATCAACAATCTTTAAATCAGGTTTTTGTTGTATTACCTTATCTAAAAATGACTCCATACCCGCACCATTGACTACAAATATATCACAATCTTCTAATAGTTTCATATTATCAGTAGTTAATGAATAGTCATGTAAACATCCTGTACTTGAATCAACCATGTTTATTAATTCTATATTATCTGCATCTTTAACGATTTCAGATGTAAGAAGATACATAGGATAAAATGATGTTACTATTTTTACCTTGTTGTCATTCTCTTTCGTTGATATGTCACTACCTTTATTAGATGAGCATCCTGTTATAGTAAATACTACTAAAGTAAGTACTACTAATATTTGTTTTAGTTTCTGTTTCATTTTTTTCCTCCTTAATGAATCCCTCATTTAAATTATATTATATGCATTTTGTCCATATACACHACATTAAATCCCTATACCTATCTTTAATAATTTTTTGACAATTGATAATCATTTTCATCAATAATTTATCATTTCCTGCTTTTATTGTCAATAGCTTCTAACTTGGTTTTTAAGCCATAATTATAATTTATTCTAAATTTTACATATTGTAAACATTAATAATTATTGATACCATTAAATTAATTATTATTTTAATCAAAATAGAGGTGTCATAATGTTTATAAATACACATAAATTGATAGCTAAATCAATAATTGATAATATAGATGAAAATAAAATTTTTTTTATTGACGAAAACCATTTTATATATGGGAATATAAAGCCAGACTTGCCTTCTAAGTATTTTATCCAAAAACACTATATGAAAGAATCATATGATATGATAATGCATAAAGTGGATTTTCTATGTAATCTTAATTTAAATTGCTTATCTAAGTATTTTTCAGTGGGAAGTTTAAGCCAAGAATTAGGTGTAATATGTCACTTTTTATGTGACTTTTTATGTGTTCCTCATAGCAACAGATGGGAATTTAAACATAGTCTGAAAAAACATATATCCTATGAAACTGAGTTAAATTCTATTGCAAAAGAAACTAACCTAAAACAGTTTAAAGGAGAAAATATAAATTATAATTGTTTTGAAGATTTTTTTAAGAATATATATAATGAATATCAAAAAATATTAGATCATAAAAACGATTTATTCTTTTCAACTTATGTATGCAATAGTGTCATAAACTATATACTAGATTCTATATTAAAAAATAGTAATAAATTATATAGTATAGTTAATACAGTAATTTAGGTGCTGAATTTATTCAGCACCATTTATTTTTTCTATTGAKTTTAKCACTTATATCATCTGTACTAATTCCATTATGATATAATGTTCCATCTAAATCACAAAATATATGCTTTATCATAGATTACCTCCTATCTATAGTTCTAATAATCTTAATCTCAAATCATTAAGTGCATTTTTAGTAGCTCTAAGTCTAATATCTTGCCTATTACCATTTAATATATATTTTTTCACGGTAGTTTTTCCATTTATATAAATTCCTATATAAACAAGTCCTACTGGTTTATAAGTAGTTCCTCCACCTGGTCCAGCGATTCCAGTAGTTGATATTGCTACATTAGTATTTAAATTTGTTGCAATACCTTCAGCCATTTCTTTAGCGATTTCTTCACTAACTGCTCCATATCTAGCTAATGTATCAGCACTAACTCCCAATCTATTTATCTTAGATTCATTAGAATATGTAACACATCCTTCCATAAATACAGATGATATTCCTGGATAATTTATAAGCGTTGAACTAACTAAACCTCCTGTACAAGATTCTGCTATAGATATAGTTAAATTTTTTTCTACTAACATTTTTGACACTACTTCTTCTATAGATACATTATCTTCTGCATAAATAAATTCTCCAACTCTATCTTTGATTTTCTTTACTATTGGAGTAATCATTTCATTAGCTTTATATTCACTTTCTGCCTTTGCACTTATTCTTAATCTTATCTCCATATTTGATACATATGGAGCTATTGTTGGATTATCTTGATTTTTTATTATATCTATTATTTTAGATTCTAATGTAGACTCCCCAATTCCAAAAAATTTTAAG
Coding sequences within it:
- a CDS encoding metal ABC transporter ATP-binding protein; the encoded protein is MEYKKNKSNFRECSNDVCCTKIENLSVTKGNHEILKDVNLHIHCGELTALIGPNGAGKSTLLKAMLGENEYTGNLRFTDGNDRLTRKPIIGYVPQKLDFDYSSPVSVLDVFAATQSNKPVYFSYDKKVKDIALRSLRKVQGEDLLNKKLGVLSGGQLQRVLLALALEPIPDILLLDEPVSGIDQNGLKLFYNILSNLRENYDLSIILVSHDLNLVYEYADRVAFLNNKTIECVGKPEVVFANENVKDTFGLEIKHKIDKIGRGGSK
- a CDS encoding zinc dependent phospholipase C family protein, translated to MFINTHKLIAKSIIDNIDENKIFFIDENHFIYGNIKPDLPSKYFIQKHYMKESYDMIMHKVDFLCNLNLNCLSKYFSVGSLSQELGVICHFLCDFLCVPHSNRWEFKHSLKKHISYETELNSIAKETNLKQFKGENINYNCFEDFFKNIYNEYQKILDHKNDLFFSTYVCNSVINYILDSILKNSNKLYSIVNTVI
- a CDS encoding metal ABC transporter substrate-binding protein, whose product is MKQKLKQILVVLTLVVFTITGCSSNKGSDISTKENDNKVKIVTSFYPMYLLTSEIVKDADNIELINMVDSSTGCLHDYSLTTDNMKLLEDCDIFVVNGAGMESFLDKVIQQKPDLKIVDASEGIELIETNYEDDEHSHDHDHDHDEEYNPHVWLSVKNAIKQVQNIESKLIEYNPENKDIYSNNTKEYVSQLNELDTKIHTELDKIENKNIVTFHEAFPYFAKEYNLNIVAVVQREAGSEPSAKELQETIEKIKKLDVKAICVEPQYSTKSAETISKETNVKVCTLDPIVTEESKNSSYIDIMNKNLETLKEALQ
- a CDS encoding competence/damage-inducible protein A, which translates into the protein MRAEIIAVGTEILLGDIIDTNSAYLSKELALLGIDVYYKSCVGDNEDRLRDAFYEGLKRSDIIITTGGLGPTDDDITKEIACEVFDKKMELDTNSLEKIELFFNKIGTKMTENNKKQAYFPKDAIILENKNGTAPGAILSKDKKIIIVLPGPPKEMIPMFEYEVKPYLKSINKGTLISKTLKFFGIGESTLESKIIDIIKNQDNPTIAPYVSNMEIRLRISAKAESEYKANEMITPIVKKIKDRVGEFIYAEDNVSIEEVVSKMLVEKNLTISIAESCTGGLVSSTLINYPGISSVFMEGCVTYSNESKINRLGVSADTLARYGAVSEEIAKEMAEGIATNLNTNVAISTTGIAGPGGGTTYKPVGLVYIGIYINGKTTVKKYILNGNRQDIRLRATKNALNDLRLRLLEL
- a CDS encoding metal ABC transporter permease — its product is MSVWYDIINFLFPFEWAQYDFMKNALLGVLLVTPMFGILGTMVVNNKMSFFSDALGHSALTGIAVGVMLGIDNTLISMIGFSILLTIAIINVKNAKTASVDTIIGVFSSSAVALGIVILSYNGGFNKYSAYLIGDLLSISSGDILMLIISFIVVSLIWFTCFNKFLLVSINHTFARSRGVNVKFYDYVFTILVAVIVTISIRWVGILVISSMMILPAASARNIASNIRQYHIYSILIAVISGISGLFISYHFGCATGATIVLISSLFFAITYFISIRKSVG
- a CDS encoding NADH peroxidase encodes the protein MKKFVCTVCGYIHEGETAPEVCPVCKVGADKFEEMKGEMVWADEHRIGVAAGVDEEILEGLRANFVGECTEVGMYLAMSRQADREGYPEVAEAYKRIAFEEAEHAAKFAELLGEVVVADTKANLEARVEAEYGATEGKLKIAKKAKELGLDAIHDTVHEMCKDEARHGKAFLGLLERHFGKQN